From Cellulomonas dongxiuzhuiae, the proteins below share one genomic window:
- a CDS encoding GNAT family N-acetyltransferase: protein MSTLPTGYRTVVVPPERIEELRTVDQLAFAVAPDPEADQLLPFPVPHDRLMAVESPDGTYAAVHGSYDLVMPVPGGQVACAGLTWVGVRPDERRRGLLRAMITTHLERSLERGEPVSALFAAEAPIYGRFGYGSAADQVRLTVPRGAALRPVAGSERLTVRLERVDPGRHAELVEDLYVRAGAGRPGWVPRATPALRAYTVGDPPGRRAGCEPLLLATVLDGQDVRGVALFARKASWGEDGADAVVKVREASALDPASTHRLWSFLLDLDLTTTVETPPLAVDDPLLHLLVDPRPTRRRLTDNLWVRLLDVPTALAARRYAGPADVVLEVTDVLLPANAGRWRLVVDADGAADLSRTDVDADVALDVRELGALYLGGRSAAAMGSAGLARGDRAALDRLTTAFASSLAPVCPFMF, encoded by the coding sequence ATGAGCACGCTGCCGACCGGCTACCGCACCGTCGTCGTCCCGCCCGAGCGCATCGAGGAGCTCCGCACCGTCGACCAGCTCGCGTTCGCGGTCGCACCCGACCCCGAGGCGGACCAGCTCCTGCCGTTCCCCGTCCCGCACGACCGGCTCATGGCCGTCGAGTCGCCGGACGGCACGTACGCGGCCGTGCACGGGTCCTACGACCTCGTGATGCCGGTGCCCGGTGGGCAGGTCGCGTGCGCCGGGCTCACGTGGGTCGGTGTCCGTCCCGACGAGCGCCGCCGTGGCCTGCTGCGCGCGATGATCACGACGCACCTCGAGCGGTCGCTCGAGCGCGGCGAGCCGGTGTCGGCGCTCTTCGCGGCGGAGGCGCCGATCTACGGCCGCTTCGGGTACGGCAGCGCCGCCGACCAGGTGCGGCTGACGGTGCCGCGCGGCGCGGCGCTGCGGCCCGTGGCCGGCTCGGAGCGCCTGACGGTGCGCCTCGAGCGCGTCGACCCCGGACGCCACGCCGAGCTCGTCGAGGACCTGTACGTCCGTGCCGGTGCCGGCCGCCCCGGCTGGGTGCCGCGCGCGACACCCGCGCTGCGCGCCTACACCGTCGGCGACCCGCCCGGCCGACGCGCGGGGTGCGAGCCGCTGCTGCTCGCGACGGTGCTCGACGGGCAGGACGTGCGCGGCGTGGCGCTGTTCGCCCGCAAGGCGTCGTGGGGCGAGGACGGTGCGGACGCGGTCGTCAAGGTCCGCGAGGCGTCGGCGCTGGACCCGGCGTCGACCCACCGCCTGTGGTCGTTCCTGCTCGACCTCGACCTGACCACCACGGTCGAGACGCCCCCGCTGGCGGTGGACGACCCCCTGCTCCACCTCCTGGTGGACCCCCGCCCGACGCGGCGGCGCCTCACCGACAACCTGTGGGTGCGGCTCCTGGACGTGCCGACGGCCCTGGCCGCGCGCCGGTACGCGGGCCCCGCGGACGTCGTGCTCGAGGTCACCGACGTGCTGCTGCCCGCGAACGCCGGGCGCTGGCGGCTCGTCGTCGACGCCGACGGCGCGGCCGACCTGAGCCGTACCGACGTGGACGCCGACGTGGCGCTCGACGTGCGCGAGCTCGGGGCGCTCTACCTGGGCGGCCGGTCGGCGGCCGCGATGGGCAGCGCGGGTCTCGCGCGCGGCGACCGTGCGGCGCTCGACCGGCTGACGACCGCCTTCGCCTCGTCGCTCGCGCCCGTGTGCCCCTTCATGTTCTGA
- a CDS encoding mycothiol-dependent nitroreductase Rv2466c family protein: protein MPVVDFWFDPACPWAWMTSRWMDEAARVRDVEVRWHVMSLSVLNEGRDLPDGYRELMDASWGPVRVLVAAARDHGDEVLKPLYDAMGTRRHPGGRTDTDAIVAESLAEVGLPASLADVAATEDVDDLLRASHARAMELVGDEVGTPVVAIDGVGFFGPVITPAPHGEAAGRLFDGLALVTSVPGFYELKRTRTQGPVFDAPASVQA, encoded by the coding sequence GTGCCCGTCGTCGACTTCTGGTTCGACCCCGCCTGCCCGTGGGCGTGGATGACGTCCCGCTGGATGGACGAGGCCGCGCGTGTCCGTGACGTCGAGGTCCGGTGGCACGTCATGAGCCTGTCCGTCCTCAACGAGGGCCGCGACCTGCCGGACGGCTACCGCGAGCTGATGGACGCGTCGTGGGGTCCCGTGCGCGTCCTGGTCGCCGCCGCGCGCGACCACGGCGACGAGGTCCTCAAGCCGCTGTACGACGCGATGGGCACGCGGCGGCACCCCGGTGGTCGGACCGACACCGACGCGATCGTCGCGGAGTCCCTCGCCGAGGTCGGGCTGCCCGCCTCGCTCGCGGACGTCGCTGCCACCGAGGACGTCGACGACCTGCTGCGCGCGTCGCACGCCCGGGCGATGGAGCTCGTGGGCGACGAGGTCGGCACGCCGGTCGTCGCCATCGACGGTGTCGGCTTCTTCGGTCCGGTGATCACACCGGCGCCGCACGGCGAGGCGGCCGGGCGCCTGTTCGACGGGTTGGCGTTGGTCACGAGCGTGCCCGGCTTCTACGAGCTCAAGCGCACGCGCACGCAGGGCCCGGTGTTCGACGCGCCGGCGTCCGTCCAGGCGTGA
- a CDS encoding M13 family metallopeptidase, giving the protein MTRSGLPLDDLDPAVRPQDDLDAHVNGRWAASYVIPADRAMDGPFRALYDEAERQVLDIITDAAAAAGEGGAQGVEAKIGALYASFMDTAAVAAAGVEPLREDLALVDAATTRAELTTALGALQRTGAVSAVDLYVDNDAKDPDSYVVHLVQGGLGLPDEAYYREEQHAAVREKYLPHVARMLRLAAPASAVVAAGDPDDLAARVVALETRLAAHHWDVVKDRDAELTYNALTLAELTERAPGFDWRAWAEALGAPAGSLDRLVVREPSFAEGFAQLWTEVPLADWQAWATYHAVSSRAPYLTDELVEANFDFYGRTLSGAPEVRERWKRGVSLVQGALGEAVGKVYVERHFPPSHKERMDTLVAHLVEAYRESITGLEWMGEDTRRRALEKLDKFTPKIGYPVRWRDYTALDVRADDLLGNVRRSHAFELDRELHKIGRPIDRDEWFMTPQTVNAYYNPGMNEIVFPAAILQPPFFDAEADDAVNYGGIGAVIGHEIGHGFDDQGSKYDGDGRLVDWWTAEDRAEFERRTKSLVDQYAQYSPRQLGGSHHVNGELTIGENIGDLGGLAIAVRAYEIALGRPLAEAPVLDGHTGLQRLFIGWAHSWRTKGRDEEVVRRLAVDPHAPDEFRCNGVVRNIDEFYTAFDVSPDDALWLDPDSRVRIW; this is encoded by the coding sequence ATGACGCGCAGCGGACTCCCCCTCGACGACCTCGACCCGGCCGTCCGACCCCAGGACGACCTCGACGCCCACGTCAACGGCAGGTGGGCGGCCTCCTACGTGATCCCGGCGGACCGCGCGATGGACGGCCCGTTCCGTGCGCTGTACGACGAGGCCGAGCGCCAGGTGCTCGACATCATCACCGACGCCGCGGCCGCGGCCGGCGAGGGCGGCGCCCAGGGCGTCGAGGCCAAGATCGGCGCCCTGTACGCGAGCTTCATGGACACCGCCGCGGTCGCCGCGGCCGGTGTCGAGCCGCTGCGCGAGGACCTGGCCCTGGTGGACGCCGCGACGACGCGCGCCGAGCTGACCACGGCGCTGGGCGCCCTGCAGCGCACGGGTGCCGTGTCCGCCGTCGACCTGTACGTCGACAACGACGCCAAGGACCCCGACAGCTACGTCGTGCACCTCGTGCAGGGGGGCCTGGGGCTCCCCGACGAGGCGTACTACCGCGAGGAGCAGCACGCCGCGGTGCGCGAGAAGTACCTGCCGCACGTCGCGCGCATGCTGCGGCTGGCGGCACCCGCGTCGGCGGTCGTCGCGGCAGGTGACCCGGACGACCTCGCGGCGCGCGTCGTGGCGCTCGAGACCCGGCTCGCGGCCCACCACTGGGACGTCGTGAAGGACCGCGACGCCGAGCTCACCTACAACGCGCTGACGCTGGCCGAGCTGACCGAGCGCGCGCCCGGGTTCGACTGGCGGGCCTGGGCGGAGGCGCTCGGCGCCCCCGCCGGGTCGCTCGACCGGCTCGTGGTGCGCGAGCCGTCCTTCGCGGAGGGCTTCGCGCAGCTGTGGACCGAGGTCCCGCTCGCGGACTGGCAGGCGTGGGCGACGTACCACGCCGTGTCGTCGCGCGCGCCGTACCTGACCGACGAGCTCGTCGAGGCGAACTTCGACTTCTACGGGCGCACGCTGTCCGGCGCGCCGGAGGTCCGCGAGCGCTGGAAGCGCGGCGTGTCCCTCGTGCAGGGCGCGCTGGGCGAGGCCGTCGGCAAGGTGTACGTCGAGCGGCACTTCCCGCCGTCGCACAAGGAGCGCATGGACACGCTCGTCGCCCACCTGGTCGAGGCGTACCGCGAGTCGATCACCGGGCTCGAGTGGATGGGTGAGGACACGCGCCGCCGCGCGCTGGAGAAGCTCGACAAGTTCACGCCCAAGATCGGCTACCCGGTCCGCTGGCGCGACTACACGGCGCTCGACGTGCGCGCCGACGACCTGCTGGGCAACGTGCGCCGCTCGCACGCCTTCGAGCTCGACCGCGAGCTGCACAAGATCGGCCGCCCGATCGACCGGGACGAGTGGTTCATGACCCCGCAGACCGTGAACGCGTACTACAACCCCGGCATGAACGAGATCGTCTTCCCGGCCGCGATCCTGCAGCCGCCGTTCTTCGACGCCGAGGCGGACGACGCGGTCAACTACGGCGGGATCGGCGCCGTCATCGGCCACGAGATCGGCCACGGGTTCGACGACCAGGGGTCGAAGTACGACGGTGACGGCCGGCTGGTCGACTGGTGGACGGCGGAGGACCGCGCGGAGTTCGAGCGTCGCACCAAGTCGCTCGTCGACCAGTACGCGCAGTACTCCCCGCGCCAGCTCGGCGGCAGCCACCACGTCAACGGCGAGCTGACGATCGGGGAGAACATCGGCGACCTCGGTGGCCTGGCGATCGCCGTCCGCGCCTACGAGATCGCGCTCGGCCGGCCGCTGGCCGAGGCGCCCGTGCTGGACGGCCACACCGGGCTGCAGCGGCTGTTCATCGGCTGGGCGCACTCGTGGCGCACGAAGGGCCGCGACGAGGAGGTCGTCCGGCGGCTCGCGGTGGACCCGCACGCACCGGACGAGTTCCGCTGCAACGGGGTCGTGCGCAACATCGACGAGTTCTACACGGCGTTCGACGTGAGCCCGGACGACGCCCTGTGGCTCGACCCGGACAGCCGGGTCCGCATCTGGTGA
- a CDS encoding ribose-5-phosphate isomerase — MRIHVAADHAGYELKVALVEHLRAADHEVVDHGAFEYDDQDDYPSFCFAAGEAVVADPGSLGVVIGGSGNGEQIAANKVTGVRAALAWNLDTARLGRQHNDANVVAIGARQHSVDEALELVDAFVAEPFSGNPRHARRIEQLAAYEAARA; from the coding sequence ATGCGCATCCACGTCGCCGCCGACCATGCCGGTTACGAGCTGAAGGTCGCGCTCGTCGAGCACCTGCGGGCCGCCGACCACGAGGTCGTCGACCACGGGGCCTTCGAGTACGACGACCAGGACGACTACCCGTCGTTCTGCTTCGCCGCGGGGGAGGCCGTCGTCGCCGACCCCGGTTCGCTGGGCGTCGTGATCGGCGGGTCCGGCAACGGCGAGCAGATCGCCGCGAACAAGGTGACCGGGGTGCGCGCGGCGCTGGCGTGGAACCTCGACACCGCCCGCCTGGGCCGTCAGCACAACGACGCCAACGTCGTCGCGATCGGTGCGCGGCAGCACTCGGTGGACGAGGCGCTCGAGCTGGTCGACGCGTTCGTCGCCGAGCCCTTCAGCGGCAACCCGCGTCACGCCCGCCGCATCGAGCAGCTCGCGGCCTACGAGGCCGCGCGCGCCTGA
- a CDS encoding AAA family ATPase: MSRPLQRVRVVGTSGAGKTTFARRLARALGAPHIELDEVFWGPGWVKRDAEEARTDLRARTAGPRWVVDGNWDSRLDGALDGADAVVWLDHPRRTVMSRVVRRTLWRGITRRELWHGNRESLANLRHTDPHRNIVLWAWHHHAGVADRYAARAQAPGSDVVRLRGPRAAERWLRAVERGR, translated from the coding sequence GTGAGCCGTCCGCTGCAGCGCGTGCGGGTGGTCGGGACCTCCGGCGCCGGGAAGACGACGTTCGCACGACGGCTCGCGCGCGCCCTGGGCGCGCCGCACATCGAGCTCGACGAGGTGTTCTGGGGGCCCGGCTGGGTCAAGCGCGACGCCGAGGAGGCGCGGACCGACCTGCGGGCGCGCACGGCAGGCCCGCGCTGGGTCGTCGACGGCAACTGGGACTCCCGGCTCGACGGCGCGCTGGACGGCGCCGACGCCGTCGTCTGGCTCGACCACCCGCGGCGCACGGTGATGTCGCGGGTCGTGCGTCGCACCCTCTGGCGCGGGATCACGCGCCGCGAGCTGTGGCACGGCAACCGCGAGTCGCTCGCGAACCTGCGGCACACCGACCCGCACCGCAACATCGTGCTCTGGGCGTGGCACCACCACGCCGGGGTCGCCGACAGGTACGCCGCCCGCGCCCAGGCCCCGGGCTCGGACGTCGTCCGGCTGCGGGGCCCGCGCGCGGCCGAGCGATGGCTGCGCGCGGTGGAACGCGGTCGCTGA
- the malQ gene encoding 4-alpha-glucanotransferase, which yields MPDTTSHADLRRLAVAYDVVPGYRGHDGHDHEASDETLVRVLAALGVDASSPERIALALANVEHMPWRRVLPPVVVVRQGTSAHVPVHVTHGDPVDVWVELEPEAGGGRRELTQVDVVVEPRTVDGRLVGRATFELPDDLPLGWHEIRTDGPSAHAHSPLVVTPQRLELPQRLREGGVWGLMAQLYSVRSRTSWGVGDLADLAELGWLAAHRWGADFLLINPLHAAEPVEPLTPSPYLPTTRRFVNPLYIRVEDVRETAYLSAADRALLEWAAEPVIALDDDPGPIDRDAAWAAKRAALEVVHAHPRSAARQAAFDAFVEEEGEGLREFALWCALVERHGPVADWPEDLRDPLSDAVAAAAVELADRVVFWSWLQWVADEQLERAQRVVREGGMALGIMHDLAVGVHPEGADSWALRDVLATGASVGAPPDMYNQQGQDWAQPPWHPEALARAAYRPYRDMLRTVLRHAGAIRIDHVLGLFRLWWVPAGNSAKDGAYVRYDHDALVGILALEAHRAGAVVIGEDLGTVEPWVSDYLSERGVLGTSVLWFEQEHDGRPRPPESYRQLVLATVTTHDLPPTAGYLAGEHVTLRDRLGLLSEPVAQVRAHAEAERDAMLDALRERGLVGHDPSEREVVEALHRWIRATPAALLGVSLADAVGERRAQNQPGTDREYPNWKVPLADGTGRLVLLDDLFTNARAQSLADAMNE from the coding sequence GTGCCGGACACCACCTCTCACGCGGACCTGCGGCGACTCGCCGTCGCCTACGACGTCGTCCCGGGCTACCGGGGTCACGACGGGCACGACCACGAGGCCTCTGACGAGACGCTGGTCCGCGTGCTCGCCGCGCTCGGCGTGGACGCGTCCTCGCCGGAGCGCATCGCGCTGGCCCTCGCGAACGTCGAGCACATGCCGTGGCGGCGGGTGCTGCCGCCCGTGGTGGTCGTCCGGCAGGGCACGTCCGCCCACGTGCCGGTGCACGTGACGCACGGCGACCCCGTCGACGTCTGGGTCGAACTCGAACCCGAGGCGGGCGGCGGGCGTCGTGAGCTGACCCAGGTCGACGTCGTCGTCGAGCCGCGCACGGTCGACGGGCGTCTCGTGGGCCGCGCGACGTTCGAGCTGCCCGACGACCTGCCGCTCGGGTGGCACGAGATCCGCACCGACGGGCCCAGCGCGCACGCGCACAGCCCTCTGGTCGTGACCCCGCAGAGGCTCGAGCTGCCCCAGCGGCTGCGTGAGGGCGGCGTGTGGGGGCTCATGGCCCAGCTGTACTCGGTGCGGTCGCGCACGTCGTGGGGCGTCGGCGACCTCGCGGACCTCGCGGAGCTCGGCTGGCTCGCGGCCCACCGGTGGGGGGCGGACTTCCTGCTCATCAACCCGCTGCACGCGGCGGAGCCCGTCGAGCCGCTGACGCCGAGCCCGTACCTGCCGACCACGCGGCGCTTCGTCAACCCGCTGTACATCCGCGTCGAGGACGTGCGCGAGACGGCGTACCTGTCGGCGGCCGACCGTGCGCTGCTGGAGTGGGCGGCCGAGCCCGTGATCGCGCTCGACGACGACCCCGGCCCGATCGACCGCGACGCCGCCTGGGCCGCCAAGCGGGCCGCCCTCGAGGTCGTGCACGCCCACCCGAGGTCGGCGGCCCGGCAGGCGGCGTTCGACGCCTTCGTCGAGGAGGAGGGCGAGGGGCTGCGCGAGTTCGCGTTGTGGTGCGCGCTCGTCGAGCGTCACGGACCCGTCGCGGACTGGCCCGAGGACCTGCGCGACCCCCTCTCCGACGCCGTCGCGGCGGCGGCGGTCGAGCTCGCCGACCGGGTCGTCTTCTGGTCGTGGCTGCAGTGGGTCGCCGACGAGCAGCTCGAGCGCGCCCAGCGCGTGGTGCGCGAGGGCGGCATGGCGCTGGGGATCATGCACGACCTGGCCGTCGGGGTGCACCCCGAGGGTGCCGACTCGTGGGCGCTGCGCGACGTCCTCGCGACGGGTGCGTCGGTGGGCGCGCCGCCCGACATGTACAACCAGCAGGGCCAGGACTGGGCGCAGCCGCCGTGGCACCCCGAGGCTCTCGCGCGCGCCGCCTACCGCCCGTACCGCGACATGCTGCGCACGGTGCTGCGGCACGCCGGCGCCATCCGGATCGACCACGTCCTCGGCCTGTTCCGGCTGTGGTGGGTGCCCGCGGGCAACAGCGCCAAGGACGGCGCGTACGTGCGGTACGACCACGACGCGCTCGTCGGGATCCTCGCGCTCGAGGCGCACCGGGCGGGTGCCGTCGTCATCGGCGAGGACCTCGGCACGGTCGAGCCGTGGGTGAGCGACTACCTGTCGGAGCGCGGCGTGCTCGGCACGTCGGTGCTGTGGTTCGAGCAGGAGCACGACGGTCGGCCGCGCCCGCCGGAGAGCTACCGCCAGCTGGTGCTCGCCACGGTGACGACGCACGACCTGCCGCCGACCGCCGGGTACCTCGCGGGCGAGCACGTGACGCTGCGCGACCGTCTCGGGCTGCTGTCCGAGCCCGTCGCCCAGGTGCGCGCGCACGCCGAGGCCGAGCGGGACGCCATGCTCGACGCGCTGCGCGAGCGTGGGCTCGTCGGGCACGACCCCTCGGAGCGTGAGGTGGTCGAGGCGCTGCACCGGTGGATCCGGGCGACCCCCGCCGCGCTGCTGGGCGTGTCCCTGGCCGACGCCGTGGGGGAGCGCCGGGCGCAGAACCAGCCGGGCACCGACCGGGAGTACCCGAACTGGAAGGTGCCCCTCGCCGACGGCACCGGACGGCTGGTGCTCCTCGACGACCTGTTCACCAACGCGCGCGCACAGTCGCTCGCCGACGCGATGAACGAGTGA
- the pepN gene encoding aminopeptidase N has product MPGENLTRAEAAERAALVRTHAYDVELDLTTGPTTFASRSTVRFSASAGASTFIDLIAPTVHEVVLNGRHLDVADVVADSRIRLDDLADENELRVVADCAYMNTGEGLHRFVDPVDDEVYLYSQFEVADSRRVFAVFEQPDLKATFTFTVTAPAHWTVVSNYPQLGLPQRVEGGRNLNGGRDEGTATWRFDTTPPLASYVTAVVAGPYHGEHGELTSSDGRTVPLGVYCRSSLAEHLDTDNILDVTRAGFAFYEERFGHPYPFAKYDQLFVPEFNAGAMENAGAVTFLESYVFRSKVPDATVERRAVTILHELAHMWFGDLVTMRWWDDLWLNESFAEYVSTLATAEATQWTSAWTTFSSLEKSWAYRQDQLPSTHPIVADMRDLEDVEVNFDGITYAKGASVLKQLVAWVGQEQFFAGVRAYFQRHAWGNTQLHDLLTELETTSGRDLSAWSALWLEQAGVTLLRPAVEVDGDGVITSFAVLQEVPDEHPVQRPHRLAVGGYDLVGEGDDARLVRTVHVELDVDGARTEVPELVGVRRPALLLVNDEDLAYAKVRLDPESLATSVAHLDKFTDSLPRTLVWNAAWDATRDGETPARDFVDLVLGNIAHETDSSVILVLLRQLTTTLDLYVAPEHREATATAAADRLLELALAAPAGSDQQLQLLKAFAGRSRTAAQLDVVTEILDGRRALEGLSVDTDLRWELLTALVAGGRAGDADIAAQQAADATATGQRAAAAARAAVPTAEAKERAWSAVVQGDDLPNALQAATIGGFGRVHDNALLVPWVEPYFADLERVWADKTNEMAQNVVLGLYPTALADHPQVDVLGATDAWLAAHGDAPAALRRLVVESRDGVRRALAAQEADRRRV; this is encoded by the coding sequence GTGCCAGGAGAGAACCTCACCCGCGCCGAGGCGGCCGAGCGCGCCGCCCTCGTCCGCACCCACGCGTACGACGTCGAGCTCGACCTGACGACAGGTCCGACGACCTTCGCGTCGCGCTCGACGGTGAGGTTCTCGGCGTCCGCCGGTGCGAGCACGTTCATCGACCTGATCGCGCCGACGGTCCACGAGGTGGTGCTCAACGGGCGCCACCTCGACGTCGCGGACGTGGTCGCGGACTCGCGCATCCGTCTGGACGACCTGGCGGACGAGAACGAGCTCAGGGTCGTCGCCGACTGCGCGTACATGAACACCGGCGAGGGTCTGCACCGCTTCGTGGACCCGGTCGACGACGAGGTGTACCTGTACAGCCAGTTCGAGGTCGCGGACTCGCGCCGCGTGTTCGCGGTCTTCGAGCAGCCCGACCTCAAGGCCACGTTCACGTTCACCGTGACGGCGCCCGCGCACTGGACGGTGGTGTCGAACTACCCGCAGCTCGGTCTTCCGCAGCGGGTGGAGGGCGGTCGCAACCTCAACGGCGGCCGCGACGAGGGCACCGCGACGTGGCGGTTCGACACGACGCCTCCCCTCGCGTCCTACGTCACGGCGGTCGTCGCCGGCCCGTACCACGGCGAGCACGGCGAGCTGACGAGCAGCGACGGCCGCACGGTCCCGCTGGGTGTGTACTGCCGCTCGTCCCTGGCCGAGCACCTGGACACGGACAACATCCTCGACGTGACGCGCGCCGGTTTCGCGTTCTACGAGGAGCGCTTCGGCCACCCCTACCCGTTCGCCAAGTACGACCAGCTCTTCGTCCCCGAGTTCAACGCGGGCGCTATGGAGAACGCGGGCGCGGTGACGTTCCTCGAGTCCTACGTCTTCCGTTCCAAGGTGCCCGACGCGACGGTCGAGCGGCGCGCGGTGACCATCCTGCACGAGCTCGCCCACATGTGGTTCGGCGACCTCGTCACCATGCGCTGGTGGGACGACCTGTGGCTCAACGAGTCGTTCGCCGAGTACGTCTCGACGCTCGCGACGGCCGAGGCGACGCAGTGGACGAGCGCCTGGACGACGTTCTCCTCCCTCGAGAAGTCGTGGGCGTACCGGCAGGACCAGCTGCCGTCGACGCACCCGATCGTCGCGGACATGCGCGACCTCGAGGACGTCGAGGTCAACTTCGACGGCATCACGTACGCCAAGGGCGCGTCGGTGCTCAAGCAGCTCGTGGCCTGGGTCGGCCAGGAGCAGTTCTTCGCGGGCGTGCGCGCCTACTTCCAGCGGCACGCGTGGGGCAACACCCAGCTGCACGACCTGCTGACCGAGCTCGAGACGACGAGCGGGCGCGACCTGTCGGCGTGGTCGGCGCTGTGGCTCGAGCAGGCGGGCGTCACGCTGCTGCGTCCCGCGGTCGAGGTCGACGGCGACGGCGTGATCACGTCCTTCGCGGTCCTGCAGGAGGTCCCGGACGAGCACCCGGTGCAGCGTCCGCACCGGCTCGCGGTCGGCGGCTACGACCTCGTGGGCGAGGGCGACGACGCGCGCCTGGTCCGCACGGTGCACGTCGAGCTGGACGTCGACGGCGCGCGCACGGAGGTCCCCGAGCTGGTGGGGGTGCGTCGCCCGGCGCTGCTGCTCGTCAACGACGAGGACCTGGCCTACGCCAAGGTCCGGCTCGACCCCGAGTCGCTCGCGACGTCGGTCGCGCACCTGGACAAGTTCACCGACTCCCTCCCGCGCACCCTGGTGTGGAACGCGGCCTGGGACGCCACGCGCGACGGCGAGACCCCCGCCCGGGACTTCGTCGACCTCGTGCTCGGCAACATCGCGCACGAGACGGACTCGTCCGTCATCCTCGTGCTGCTGCGCCAGCTCACCACGACCCTCGACCTGTACGTCGCACCCGAGCACCGCGAGGCCACTGCCACGGCGGCGGCCGACCGGCTGCTCGAGCTCGCGCTGGCCGCACCGGCCGGCTCGGACCAGCAGCTCCAGCTCCTCAAGGCGTTCGCGGGCCGCTCGCGCACCGCCGCACAGCTCGACGTGGTGACCGAGATCCTCGATGGACGACGCGCCCTCGAGGGGCTGTCCGTGGACACGGACCTGCGCTGGGAGCTGCTGACCGCGCTCGTCGCGGGCGGCCGTGCGGGGGACGCCGACATCGCCGCGCAGCAGGCGGCCGACGCGACGGCCACCGGGCAGCGCGCGGCCGCTGCCGCCCGGGCCGCGGTGCCGACCGCGGAGGCCAAGGAGCGGGCGTGGTCGGCGGTCGTGCAGGGCGACGACCTGCCGAACGCCCTGCAGGCCGCGACGATCGGCGGGTTCGGTCGCGTGCACGACAACGCGCTGCTCGTGCCGTGGGTGGAGCCGTACTTCGCCGACCTCGAGCGTGTCTGGGCCGACAAGACGAACGAGATGGCGCAGAACGTGGTGCTCGGGCTCTACCCGACGGCCCTCGCGGACCACCCCCAGGTGGACGTGCTCGGGGCGACCGACGCGTGGCTGGCCGCGCACGGCGACGCCCCGGCGGCGCTGCGGCGTCTCGTCGTGGAGTCGCGCGACGGCGTGCGACGCGCGCTCGCCGCGCAGGAGGCCGACCGCCGCCGCGTCTGA
- a CDS encoding PP2C family protein-serine/threonine phosphatase has translation MTTSRPGAPTGWAWRLLAGWAAGPQPLVAAVLCLLAVLYGAAVQWRPAWFAASGLVLVLLVGAFVLRWRWLLVLVSLVVLLTAGLAVSGVVNAGEAAVPVLACGAVVIFGVERERLGLQGAPGALMLVDLRDRLAAGGRLPALPPVWQVDAEVRSAHGAAFSGDFVVAHRDGASFEVVLVDVSGKGQAAGVRALQLQGALGGLLGALPFEGFLPAANAYLLSQGWDEGFATAAHLAVDLTTGTFRVATAGHPPPAVLHAGSGRIDVLDPPGGVALGVVKDMRPGVVGGVLLRGDAIVLYTDGLVEAPGRDVDQGIDRLLGVVETVVAARPGSAHEVLAGVRAAEDDDRAVVVVRRR, from the coding sequence GTGACCACCTCCCGGCCCGGCGCCCCCACGGGGTGGGCCTGGCGGCTGCTCGCCGGCTGGGCCGCGGGCCCGCAGCCGCTCGTCGCGGCGGTGCTGTGCCTGCTGGCGGTCCTCTACGGCGCCGCCGTGCAGTGGCGTCCGGCGTGGTTCGCGGCGTCCGGGCTCGTGCTGGTGCTGCTCGTCGGCGCGTTCGTGCTGCGCTGGCGGTGGCTGCTGGTCCTGGTGTCGCTCGTCGTGCTGCTGACGGCCGGGCTGGCGGTGTCGGGGGTCGTGAACGCCGGCGAGGCCGCGGTGCCCGTGCTCGCGTGCGGCGCGGTGGTCATCTTCGGTGTCGAGCGGGAACGGCTCGGCCTGCAGGGCGCCCCGGGGGCGCTCATGCTCGTCGACCTGCGCGACCGGCTCGCCGCGGGGGGCCGGCTCCCCGCGCTGCCGCCCGTGTGGCAGGTGGACGCGGAGGTGCGCTCGGCGCACGGTGCGGCGTTCTCGGGCGACTTCGTGGTCGCGCACCGTGACGGCGCGTCGTTCGAGGTGGTGCTCGTCGACGTGTCGGGCAAGGGCCAGGCGGCGGGGGTGCGCGCGCTGCAGCTGCAGGGCGCGCTCGGTGGGCTGCTCGGCGCGCTGCCGTTCGAGGGGTTCCTGCCGGCCGCCAACGCGTACCTGCTGAGCCAGGGCTGGGACGAGGGGTTCGCGACCGCCGCGCACCTCGCGGTCGACCTGACGACGGGCACGTTCCGGGTCGCCACCGCGGGGCACCCGCCCCCCGCGGTGCTGCACGCGGGCTCGGGACGCATCGACGTGCTCGACCCGCCGGGCGGCGTGGCGCTGGGCGTCGTCAAGGACATGCGGCCCGGGGTGGTGGGCGGTGTGCTGCTGCGGGGCGACGCGATCGTGCTGTACACCGACGGTCTCGTCGAGGCGCCCGGACGCGACGTCGACCAGGGCATCGACCGGCTGCTCGGCGTCGTGGAGACGGTGGTCGCGGCACGTCCGGGCAGCGCGCACGAGGTGCTCGCGGGCGTGCGCGCGGCCGAGGACGACGACCGCGCCGTCGTCGTCGTGCGCAGGCGGTGA